A window from Chitinophaga filiformis encodes these proteins:
- a CDS encoding glycosyltransferase family 2 protein, which produces MSGEIKQLPLVSIVMATYNGAKFLEAQMDSLLAQTYPNIEIVAVDDCSKDNTFELLERYAAQHSHIRVFRNTSNLGYTRNFEKAVSLATGKFISFSDQDDIWAPEKTAVLMNAIGDHPMIYSDSQLVSEDLQPLWKHSDLKHQTPFDSCLYFATDNCVAGHSLVMKRAIAVAAMPYPKEAAYDLWLPFFATLYGEVQYINTAFVQWRQHHSNITGKKFDLKAKLQDTRTIFRLFRDACPAALEKERKIFQELYDSYESYSLPNNFKRMRLFFKHQRYFLGMKKRNAFRKFLFCVKMFFKMRPHA; this is translated from the coding sequence ATGTCTGGCGAAATAAAACAGCTTCCTCTTGTATCGATAGTGATGGCAACCTATAATGGCGCGAAATTCCTGGAAGCACAAATGGATTCGCTGCTCGCGCAGACCTATCCCAATATCGAAATTGTAGCAGTTGATGACTGCAGTAAGGACAATACTTTTGAGCTCCTGGAACGATATGCGGCACAGCATAGTCATATCCGTGTATTCCGCAATACCTCCAACCTTGGTTATACGAGGAACTTTGAAAAAGCGGTCAGCCTGGCCACAGGAAAGTTCATTTCCTTTTCCGACCAGGACGACATATGGGCGCCCGAAAAAACAGCAGTGTTAATGAATGCCATAGGAGATCATCCTATGATCTACAGCGATTCACAGCTGGTTTCAGAAGACCTTCAGCCCCTGTGGAAACATTCCGATCTTAAGCACCAGACGCCCTTTGATAGTTGTCTTTATTTCGCCACTGACAATTGTGTAGCAGGCCATTCCCTTGTCATGAAAAGGGCTATCGCAGTTGCAGCCATGCCATATCCCAAAGAGGCAGCTTATGACCTCTGGCTGCCATTCTTTGCTACACTCTATGGCGAGGTACAATACATCAATACTGCGTTTGTACAATGGAGGCAGCATCACTCCAATATTACCGGCAAAAAATTTGACCTGAAAGCAAAGCTGCAGGATACGAGGACAATATTCCGCCTGTTCCGCGATGCATGCCCGGCGGCATTGGAAAAGGAAAGAAAGATCTTCCAGGAGCTGTATGATAGCTATGAAAGTTATTCTCTTCCGAACAACTTCAAACGCATGCGATTATTCTTCAAACACCAGCGTTATTTCCTGGGAATGAAGAAACGCAATGCATTCAGAAAGTTCCTTTTTTGTGTGAAGATGTTTTTTAAAATGAGGCCACACGCGTAG
- a CDS encoding SRPBCC family protein: MKALKKILLVIVVLVAIVLILAAFTKKRYGVEREIVINKPKQEVFDYIKLLKNQDNYSKWAMMDPAMKKTYTGTDGTVGFISAWDSEKKDVGKGEQEIKKINEGERVDFELRFIKPFESTEQAYMQTEAVSPTTTKVRWGFDGHMNYPMNLMLLFMDFEKMIGDDLQTGLNNLKSNLEK, encoded by the coding sequence ATGAAAGCATTAAAGAAGATCCTGCTTGTTATCGTCGTACTAGTCGCTATTGTATTGATACTCGCTGCTTTTACTAAAAAGCGCTATGGTGTTGAACGGGAAATTGTGATCAATAAACCAAAACAGGAGGTTTTTGATTACATCAAACTCCTGAAAAACCAGGACAACTACAGCAAATGGGCCATGATGGACCCGGCAATGAAAAAGACCTACACAGGTACAGATGGCACTGTTGGTTTTATTTCCGCCTGGGACAGCGAGAAAAAAGATGTAGGTAAAGGCGAACAGGAAATCAAAAAAATCAATGAAGGCGAAAGGGTTGACTTTGAATTACGATTCATTAAGCCCTTTGAATCTACCGAACAGGCTTATATGCAGACCGAAGCCGTTTCTCCCACAACAACCAAGGTAAGATGGGGTTTCGACGGGCATATGAATTATCCCATGAACCTGATGTTGTTGTTCATGGATTTTGAGAAAATGATCGGAGATGATCTGCAGACGGGGCTTAACAACCTGAAATCGAATTTAGAGAAGTAA
- a CDS encoding MarC family protein codes for MFGLFSFDQILAITFTLFAVIDIVGSIPVLISLKEKLGHIDSGKATIASGFLMILFLLVGEPFLNLLSVDVHSFAVAGSIVIFVIGLEMILGVEFFKSEKDTKTGSLIPIAFPLIAGSGTLTTIMSLKANYEETNILAGILLNLVIIYVVLRSLSWIERILGKAGLMVVRKFFGVILLAIAVKIFKSNLNM; via the coding sequence ATGTTCGGTTTGTTCAGTTTTGACCAGATTCTGGCTATTACCTTCACTCTTTTCGCTGTTATTGATATTGTAGGGTCTATTCCCGTACTGATCTCCCTGAAGGAAAAGCTGGGCCATATCGACTCAGGAAAGGCTACCATTGCCTCAGGCTTCCTGATGATCCTGTTCCTGCTTGTCGGAGAGCCATTCCTGAACCTGCTGAGCGTGGATGTTCACTCCTTTGCGGTGGCTGGTTCAATTGTGATCTTCGTGATAGGTCTGGAAATGATCCTGGGGGTGGAGTTTTTCAAAAGTGAGAAAGATACTAAGACAGGCAGCCTGATACCAATCGCATTCCCGCTGATAGCCGGTTCAGGTACCCTGACCACCATTATGTCGCTCAAAGCCAACTACGAGGAAACGAATATCCTGGCGGGCATCCTTCTGAACCTGGTGATCATCTATGTTGTATTGCGCTCTCTGAGCTGGATAGAACGCATCCTGGGTAAAGCGGGACTAATGGTAGTACGTAAGTTCTTTGGCGTGATCCTGCTGGCCATTGCCGTGAAGATATTCAAGAGCAACCTGAATATGTGA